One Burkholderia thailandensis E264 genomic window carries:
- a CDS encoding amino acid permease, giving the protein MSPHPNSDNSTAQSNPPQLRRSLKARHLTMIAIGGSIGTGLFVASGASISQAGPGGAVLAYLLIGLMVYCLMMSLGEMAAFMPVSGSFATYGAKYVEEGFGFALGWNYWYNWAVTIAVELVAAQLVMHYWFPDVPGVWWSAAFLGVMFLLNVLTVRGFGEAEYWFALIKVVTVLAFIGVGLLMIFGILKGGPSNGWSNFTIGDAPFAGGLPAMMGVAMIAGFSFQGTELIGVAAGESENPRTTIPRAVRQVFWRILLFYVLAIFVIGVLVPYTDPNLLKSDVTDVGVSPFTLVFRHAGLAFAAGVMNAVILTAVLSAGNSGMYASTRMLHNLATEGRAPKLFAKLSAGGVPRNALYATTAVGALCFLSSLYGDKTVYLWLLNTSGMTGFIAWLGIALSHYRFRKGYVRQGFSVDQLPYQSNLYPYGPIFAFALCIVIALGQDYQAFLANKIDWVGVLATYVGIPLFLVVWLGYRLVHKTRFVGYEDMDIASWVAEHERAAAHEAREAAAIRVPSSPEAAS; this is encoded by the coding sequence ATGTCACCACACCCGAATTCCGACAACTCAACCGCACAATCGAATCCTCCTCAGCTGCGCCGCAGCCTGAAAGCCCGTCACCTGACGATGATCGCGATCGGCGGCTCGATCGGCACGGGCCTGTTCGTCGCGTCCGGCGCGTCCATCTCGCAGGCGGGCCCCGGCGGCGCGGTGCTCGCCTATCTGCTGATCGGCCTGATGGTCTACTGCCTGATGATGAGTCTCGGCGAGATGGCCGCGTTCATGCCGGTGTCGGGCTCGTTCGCGACGTACGGCGCGAAATACGTCGAGGAAGGCTTCGGCTTCGCGCTCGGCTGGAACTACTGGTACAACTGGGCGGTGACGATCGCGGTCGAGCTCGTCGCCGCGCAGCTCGTCATGCATTACTGGTTTCCCGACGTGCCGGGCGTCTGGTGGAGCGCCGCGTTCCTCGGCGTGATGTTCCTCCTCAACGTGCTGACCGTGCGCGGCTTCGGCGAGGCCGAATACTGGTTCGCGCTCATCAAGGTCGTCACCGTGCTCGCATTCATCGGCGTCGGCCTGCTGATGATCTTCGGCATCCTGAAGGGCGGCCCGAGCAACGGCTGGAGCAACTTCACGATCGGCGACGCGCCGTTCGCGGGCGGCTTGCCCGCGATGATGGGCGTCGCGATGATCGCCGGCTTCTCGTTCCAGGGCACCGAGCTGATCGGCGTGGCCGCCGGCGAATCGGAAAACCCGCGCACGACGATTCCGCGCGCGGTGCGTCAGGTGTTCTGGCGCATCCTGCTGTTCTACGTGCTCGCGATCTTCGTGATCGGCGTGCTGGTTCCCTACACCGATCCGAACCTGCTGAAGAGCGACGTGACCGACGTCGGCGTGAGCCCGTTTACGCTCGTGTTCCGACACGCGGGCCTCGCGTTCGCCGCCGGCGTGATGAACGCGGTGATTCTGACCGCCGTGCTGTCGGCGGGCAACTCGGGGATGTACGCGTCGACGCGGATGCTCCACAACCTCGCGACCGAAGGCCGCGCGCCGAAGCTGTTCGCGAAGCTCTCGGCGGGCGGCGTGCCGCGCAACGCACTGTACGCGACGACCGCGGTCGGCGCGCTGTGCTTCCTGTCGTCGCTATACGGCGACAAGACGGTGTATCTGTGGCTGCTGAACACATCGGGGATGACGGGCTTCATCGCGTGGCTCGGCATCGCGCTCAGCCACTACCGTTTCCGCAAGGGCTACGTGCGCCAGGGCTTCTCGGTCGACCAGCTGCCGTATCAGTCGAATCTGTACCCGTACGGCCCGATCTTCGCGTTCGCGCTGTGCATCGTGATCGCGCTCGGCCAGGACTATCAGGCGTTCCTCGCGAACAAGATCGACTGGGTCGGCGTGCTCGCGACCTACGTCGGCATTCCGCTCTTCCTCGTCGTGTGGCTCGGCTATCGGCTCGTCCACAAGACGCGCTTCGTCGGTTACGAAGACATGGACATCGCGTCGTGGGTGGCCGAGCACGAGCGCGCGGCGGCGCACGAAGCACGCGAAGCGGCGGCCATTCGCGTGCCGTCGAGCCCCGAAGCGGCTTCATAA
- a CDS encoding ISL3-like element ISBma1 family transposase, giving the protein MLDRKALQALGCWTGYRLERVEWPQGDSRTLSLYLKPVSRIMYCEQCGARCQQIHETTVRRVRDLPLFEYRVVLHVPRRRVWCERCGAARLEKLDWLGRYQRVTERFAQACEKLLQAASVQAVAAFYDLGWHTVKSIDKMRLRARVAEPDWSTIRYLAMDEFALHKGHRYATVVVDPIGRQVLWVGPGRSRETARAFFEQLPEGVAERIEAVAIDMTTAYELEIKEQCPQAEIVFDLYHVVAKYGREVIDRVRVDQANQLRHDKPARKVLKSSRWLLLRNRHNLKPEQAVHLKELLAANQSLLCVYVLRDELKRLWFYRKPACAEKAWGQWFEQAQQSGIAALQKFAQRLQGYWHGIVARCRHPLNTSVVEGINNTIKVIKRRAYGYRDEQYFFLKIRAAFPGIPR; this is encoded by the coding sequence TTGCTCGATCGCAAGGCACTTCAGGCACTAGGTTGCTGGACAGGCTATCGGCTGGAGCGGGTGGAGTGGCCGCAGGGCGATAGCCGCACGCTGTCGCTCTACCTGAAGCCGGTCAGTCGGATCATGTACTGCGAGCAATGCGGTGCGCGTTGCCAGCAGATTCATGAAACGACCGTACGGCGGGTACGTGATCTGCCGTTGTTCGAGTACCGGGTGGTGCTGCACGTGCCTCGACGCCGAGTCTGGTGCGAACGCTGCGGCGCAGCGCGGCTGGAGAAGCTGGACTGGCTGGGCCGCTACCAGCGGGTGACGGAGCGGTTTGCCCAGGCCTGCGAGAAGTTGCTGCAGGCCGCCAGCGTACAGGCCGTGGCGGCCTTCTACGATCTGGGCTGGCACACGGTCAAATCGATCGACAAGATGCGCTTGCGCGCGCGCGTGGCCGAACCGGACTGGTCGACGATCCGTTATCTGGCGATGGACGAGTTCGCGCTCCATAAAGGCCATCGCTACGCCACGGTGGTGGTTGATCCGATCGGCCGGCAGGTCCTCTGGGTTGGGCCCGGACGGTCACGCGAGACGGCGCGCGCCTTCTTCGAACAACTCCCCGAAGGCGTGGCCGAGCGCATCGAAGCGGTCGCAATCGACATGACCACGGCCTATGAGCTGGAGATCAAGGAACAGTGCCCGCAGGCGGAAATCGTCTTTGACCTGTACCACGTCGTGGCCAAGTACGGTCGCGAGGTGATCGATCGGGTACGGGTGGATCAGGCCAACCAACTGCGACATGACAAGCCGGCCCGCAAGGTTCTGAAGTCCAGTCGCTGGTTGCTGCTGCGCAACCGTCATAACCTGAAGCCAGAACAGGCCGTGCATCTGAAGGAACTGCTGGCGGCCAATCAGTCGCTGTTATGCGTCTATGTGCTGCGCGACGAGCTCAAACGGCTCTGGTTCTACCGCAAGCCGGCCTGCGCGGAAAAGGCTTGGGGGCAATGGTTCGAACAGGCTCAGCAAAGCGGGATCGCCGCCTTGCAAAAGTTCGCCCAGCGCTTGCAGGGTTACTGGCACGGAATCGTGGCCCGCTGCCGCCATCCGCTCAATACCAGCGTCGTCGAAGGCATCAACAACACGATCAAGGTCATCAAGCGCCGAGCTTACGGGTACCGCGACGAGCAATACTTCTTCCTCAAGATCCGCGCCGCGTTCCCCGGGATTCCGCGATGA
- a CDS encoding isochorismatase family cysteine hydrolase, with amino-acid sequence MNTALIGLDYIVDIMHPAGKIARSAAHAAQRDVVGRFNRALAAAKRKDWLRIGVKVGFEPGYADLPAHSPMFGRAKEFGALDLSGPGTAFHPDLDADAVQLVVVKPRVSAFYATRLEAALRAHRIERVIVAGVSTTWAVQAAARDAHDRDYEVLVLEDACAAATEDEHQRSIDALRGIARIVTVDDLAAL; translated from the coding sequence ATGAACACCGCATTGATCGGCCTCGACTACATCGTCGACATCATGCATCCCGCCGGCAAGATCGCCCGCAGCGCCGCGCACGCCGCGCAGCGCGACGTCGTCGGCCGCTTCAACCGCGCGCTCGCCGCCGCGAAGCGGAAAGACTGGCTGCGCATCGGCGTCAAGGTCGGCTTCGAGCCCGGCTACGCGGACTTGCCCGCGCATTCGCCGATGTTCGGCCGTGCGAAGGAGTTCGGCGCGCTCGATCTGAGCGGCCCCGGCACGGCGTTTCACCCGGATCTCGACGCGGACGCCGTGCAGCTCGTCGTCGTCAAGCCGCGCGTGAGCGCGTTCTACGCGACGCGCCTCGAAGCCGCGCTGCGCGCGCACCGGATCGAGCGCGTGATCGTCGCGGGCGTCAGCACGACGTGGGCGGTGCAGGCCGCGGCTCGCGACGCGCACGATCGCGACTACGAAGTGCTCGTGCTCGAAGACGCGTGCGCCGCCGCGACGGAAGACGAGCATCAGCGCTCGATCGACGCGCTGCGCGGCATCGCGCGGATCGTCACGGTCGACGATCTCGCGGCGCTGTGA
- a CDS encoding FUSC family protein codes for MSRARRGALAARIGAAFDLPTLGRTLVVCAPTIALYGATGDARWLLASIATIAIAIAVERVGIAPLGALAQGAAIIAGFLSLSCALNAWPAFVAGCAALAAAAVALSRFGARLRSLGNFVFIPSLYLTCEAAAAHLSAPRLVPYLCAAMLPPIALSCIATLRGVPAARRLHALSGWRDARDLGRPAAWGNAMQAIVAVALAVAVAALLVEWRRIDNGQWAIWSAASVVTGDAATAHLKLRDRGLGALVGVPLGLAAGYALPQGALVYTLATLASALTLVAFRHYASGFGARCACIACASWVAQQSAAIAVERVVNVLAGGLIGVAFVLATHWLATRPLARWRDARAHRRA; via the coding sequence ATGAGCCGCGCGCGGCGCGGCGCGCTCGCCGCCCGGATCGGCGCCGCGTTCGACCTGCCGACGCTCGGCCGCACGCTCGTCGTTTGCGCGCCGACGATCGCGCTGTACGGCGCAACCGGCGATGCGCGCTGGCTGCTCGCGTCGATCGCGACGATCGCGATCGCGATCGCCGTCGAGCGCGTCGGCATCGCGCCGCTCGGCGCGCTCGCGCAGGGCGCGGCGATCATCGCCGGCTTCCTGTCGCTGTCATGCGCGCTGAACGCATGGCCGGCGTTCGTCGCCGGCTGCGCGGCGCTCGCGGCGGCGGCCGTCGCGCTGTCGCGCTTCGGCGCGCGGCTGCGCTCGCTCGGCAACTTCGTCTTCATCCCGTCGCTGTATCTGACCTGCGAAGCCGCCGCCGCGCATCTTTCGGCGCCCCGGCTCGTTCCCTATCTGTGCGCGGCGATGCTGCCGCCCATCGCGCTGTCATGCATCGCGACGCTGCGCGGCGTGCCTGCGGCGCGGCGCCTGCACGCGCTCTCGGGCTGGCGCGACGCGCGCGATCTCGGCCGGCCCGCCGCGTGGGGCAATGCGATGCAGGCAATCGTCGCGGTCGCGCTCGCGGTGGCCGTCGCCGCGCTGCTCGTCGAATGGCGGCGCATCGACAACGGACAATGGGCGATCTGGTCCGCCGCGAGCGTCGTGACCGGCGATGCGGCCACCGCGCACCTGAAGCTGCGCGATCGCGGCCTCGGCGCGCTCGTCGGCGTGCCGCTCGGCCTCGCGGCCGGCTACGCGCTGCCGCAGGGCGCGCTCGTCTACACGCTCGCGACGCTCGCGTCGGCGCTCACGCTCGTCGCGTTCCGCCATTACGCGAGCGGCTTCGGCGCGCGCTGCGCGTGCATCGCATGTGCATCGTGGGTCGCGCAGCAGTCCGCGGCGATCGCCGTCGAGCGCGTCGTCAACGTACTGGCGGGCGGCCTGATCGGCGTCGCGTTCGTGCTCGCGACGCACTGGCTCGCCACGCGCCCGCTCGCACGATGGCGCGACGCGCGTGCGCATCGCCGCGCTTGA
- a CDS encoding metal-dependent hydrolase — translation MNPIVRRDIRFALPPDRICDWHTEGVGVTHLFNALSLLFPAGERFFMDSVRNYRDRIDEPNLKRDIAGFIGQEAMHTREHVEFNDLLQAAGLPAHKLDKRLWTVLGWFKKVLPHSMQLAITMALEHYTAMFTGLVLANRITTSEVDGYRQMWMWHSMEETEHKAVAYDVWRAVMKPSLVSYLLRTGTMLFVTLVFWATLFDFNTRLLISHRSRIGGGLGIGKLVKYLWGPKNGIFAQIAREWIDYFRPGFHPWDHDNSVHLERIDDLLAEIDASNARQAAKAAPRRVPLHPVPQAV, via the coding sequence ACTGGCACACCGAAGGCGTGGGCGTGACGCATCTGTTCAACGCGCTGTCGCTGCTGTTTCCGGCGGGCGAGCGCTTTTTCATGGATTCGGTGCGCAACTATCGCGACCGGATCGACGAACCGAATCTGAAGCGCGACATCGCCGGCTTTATCGGCCAGGAAGCAATGCATACGCGCGAGCACGTCGAATTCAACGATCTGCTGCAGGCGGCGGGCCTGCCCGCGCACAAGCTCGACAAGCGCCTGTGGACGGTGCTCGGCTGGTTCAAGAAAGTGCTGCCGCATTCGATGCAGCTCGCGATCACGATGGCGCTCGAACACTACACCGCGATGTTCACGGGCCTCGTGCTCGCGAATCGCATCACGACGAGCGAAGTCGACGGCTATCGCCAGATGTGGATGTGGCACTCGATGGAGGAAACCGAGCACAAGGCGGTCGCGTACGACGTATGGCGCGCCGTGATGAAGCCGAGCCTCGTGAGCTACCTGCTGCGCACCGGGACGATGCTGTTCGTCACGCTCGTGTTCTGGGCGACGCTGTTCGATTTCAACACGCGTCTGCTGATCTCGCATCGCAGCCGCATCGGCGGGGGGCTCGGCATCGGCAAGCTGGTCAAGTATCTGTGGGGCCCGAAGAACGGCATCTTCGCGCAGATCGCGCGCGAGTGGATCGACTACTTCCGTCCGGGCTTCCATCCGTGGGATCACGACAACAGCGTGCATCTGGAGCGCATCGACGATCTGCTCGCCGAGATCGACGCGAGCAATGCGCGCCAGGCGGCGAAGGCTGCGCCGCGCCGGGTGCCGCTGCATCCGGTGCCGCAGGCGGTGTAA
- a CDS encoding MarR family winged helix-turn-helix transcriptional regulator: protein MITAQHLQQASRLRGHITALNRRLRREAQADPVQFSQLVVLGAIDRLGGNVTPSELASAERMRSSNLAALLRELDGAGLIQRHADPADGRRSRVTLTAIGKQMLYGNRAKREEWLVHAMQACLNADERALLAAAGPLLERLARFDEAASAAPPAPSPRSSR from the coding sequence ATGATCACCGCCCAGCACCTCCAGCAAGCTTCCCGCCTGCGCGGCCACATCACAGCGCTCAACCGGCGTCTGCGTCGCGAGGCGCAGGCCGATCCCGTGCAGTTCTCACAACTGGTCGTCCTCGGCGCGATCGATCGTCTCGGCGGCAACGTCACGCCGTCCGAGCTCGCGTCGGCCGAGCGAATGCGCTCGTCGAATCTCGCCGCGCTGCTGCGCGAGCTCGATGGCGCCGGCCTGATCCAGCGTCATGCGGACCCGGCCGATGGGCGCAGGAGCCGCGTGACGCTGACCGCGATCGGCAAGCAGATGCTGTACGGCAACCGCGCGAAGCGCGAGGAATGGCTCGTGCACGCGATGCAAGCATGCCTGAACGCCGACGAACGCGCGCTGCTCGCCGCCGCCGGCCCGCTGCTCGAACGCCTCGCGCGATTCGACGAAGCGGCAAGCGCCGCGCCGCCCGCCCCCTCCCCCAGGAGCTCACGATGA